The following are encoded together in the Leptidea sinapis chromosome 29, ilLepSina1.1, whole genome shotgun sequence genome:
- the LOC126973281 gene encoding ferritin subunit gives MKAIIFVLTALAACSAVFCTQCNVNPVNIPKQWITMSRGCRESVRKQVQTEIAASVQYLAMGAHFSRDAINRPGFANLFFEASKEERQHAMKLIEYLLMRGELTTNVSSLITIRPPGRTSWTSGQEALEDALKLEASVTRDIRTVIVNCENDRNTEIGKDSNDYHLVDYLTGEFLEEQYKGQRDLAGKATTLKKMMDRHSALGEFIFDKKLLGIDI, from the exons ATGAAGGCAATTATTTTCGTCTTGACTGCATTAGCCGCTTGTTCAGCAGTATTCTGCACACaat GCAACGTGAACCCGGTAAACATCCCCAAGCAATGGATCACCATGTCCCGCGGCTGCAGGGAGAGTGTTCGCAAGCAGGTGCAGACTGAGATAGCTGCTTCCGTGCAGTATCTGGCCATGGGGGCACACTTCTCTAGAGACgcc ATAAACCGGCCAGGCTTCGCGAACCTGTTCTTCGAAGCCAGCAAGGAGGAACGCCAGCACGCCATGAAGCTGATCGAATACCTGCTGATGAGGGGAGAGCTGACCACCAACGTATCCTCACTCATCACAATCAGG CCACCAGGACGCACGAGCTGGACTAGCGGGCAGGAGGCTCTCGAAGATGCGCTGAAACTAGAGGCGTCCGTGACTCGCGACATCAGAACCGTCATCGTGAACTGCGAGAACGACCGCAACACGGAAATCGGCAAGGACAGCAACGACTATCAT CTTGTTGACTACTTGACTGGTGAATTCCTTGAAGAGCAATACAAGGGTCAACGCGACCTGGCAGGCAAGGCTACCACCCTCAAGAAAATGATGGACCGTCACTCCGCCCTCGGAGAGTTCATCTTCGACAAGAAACTCCTTGGCATCGACATATAA